From a single Pirellulaceae bacterium genomic region:
- a CDS encoding bifunctional nuclease family protein: protein MPVPMQLSRIIISEISDNQVIYLQEIGGTRQFPILIGIFEATSIDRRIKTNFKPLRPLTHDLIVGVAEGLGAKVESVMISELREHTYFAKLQLRRDDQLIDIDCRPSDALAVAVTFDPPLPIYVAESVIDQASSTSG from the coding sequence ATGCCCGTCCCGATGCAACTTTCGCGGATTATCATTAGCGAGATAAGCGATAATCAAGTTATCTATCTGCAAGAGATCGGGGGGACACGCCAATTCCCGATTTTGATTGGAATCTTCGAGGCTACCAGCATCGATCGGCGCATTAAGACCAATTTCAAGCCGCTCCGACCGCTGACGCATGATCTGATTGTAGGCGTGGCCGAAGGACTGGGAGCGAAAGTCGAAAGCGTGATGATTAGCGAACTTCGCGAGCACACTTATTTTGCCAAGCTGCAGTTGCGCCGTGACGATCAATTGATCGACATCGACTGCCGCCCCAGCGACGCTCTGGCCGTGGCAGTGACTTTTGACCCACCGCTGCCGATTTATGTGGCTGAGAGCGTGATTGACCAAGCATCATCGACCTCCGGTTAA
- a CDS encoding WYL domain-containing protein: MARNEQLIRQHKILQILERLRFGATLEELRDSLVDELGLTSLHPRSVRRDLEALIAAGMPIMDEENQRGRVWKLSRSDKGLHKIPITASELISLSMGRDLMLPLVGTQFWIGIESFWNKVRDQLPEAVFEHYERYRRTLYVLGLPTKTYEKHQGMLKTVNRAIQEHRHLEIEYQVPGRLPSQRKLEPYGVVLFQSSIYVVSTEESRDGQGSQRLRHWKLDRFNSAKALDSWFKPNAAVDLREHLGKSVGIFSGGKPQEYVIRLSTQAARWVEEDPWHAQQKLQTASDGHVLLTVTAYHHTEIIQRVLQLGNEAEVLQPADCRREIKKIIAQLAQRYGR; this comes from the coding sequence ATGGCTCGCAATGAGCAGCTCATTCGACAACACAAAATCCTGCAGATTCTTGAGCGACTGCGTTTTGGGGCGACACTTGAGGAGTTGCGTGATAGCTTAGTCGACGAATTGGGGCTGACTTCGCTTCACCCCCGCAGCGTCCGCCGAGACTTGGAGGCTCTGATTGCCGCGGGAATGCCAATCATGGATGAGGAGAATCAGCGCGGCCGCGTGTGGAAGCTCAGCCGCAGCGATAAGGGCTTGCACAAGATTCCAATCACTGCCAGCGAGCTGATCTCGCTGTCGATGGGCCGCGATTTAATGCTGCCCTTGGTGGGAACTCAATTTTGGATCGGCATCGAGTCCTTCTGGAATAAAGTCCGCGATCAACTGCCCGAAGCGGTCTTTGAACACTATGAGCGGTATCGGCGCACGTTGTACGTACTGGGCCTACCCACCAAGACCTATGAGAAGCATCAGGGGATGCTCAAGACCGTCAACCGCGCGATCCAAGAGCATCGCCATTTGGAAATTGAATATCAAGTCCCTGGGCGACTGCCCAGTCAGCGCAAGTTGGAGCCCTACGGCGTGGTTCTGTTCCAGTCGAGTATCTACGTCGTATCGACCGAAGAATCGCGCGATGGCCAGGGCTCACAGCGGCTGAGGCACTGGAAACTGGATCGTTTCAACTCTGCCAAAGCGCTTGATAGTTGGTTCAAACCCAATGCGGCGGTTGATCTTCGCGAGCACTTGGGCAAGTCGGTCGGTATCTTCAGCGGTGGGAAACCGCAGGAGTATGTGATTCGTTTGTCAACTCAGGCAGCGCGTTGGGTTGAAGAGGACCCGTGGCACGCCCAGCAAAAACTCCAGACCGCATCGGACGGCCACGTTTTGTTGACGGTTACGGCCTACCACCATACGGAGATCATCCAGCGCGTGTTGCAATTGGGCAATGAAGCTGAAGTGCTGCAGCCAGCCGATTGTCGCCGTGAGATCAAGAAAATCATCGCTCAATTGGCGCAGCGCTACGGGCGGTAG
- the pabB gene encoding aminodeoxychorismate synthase component I, which yields MATTQYSTPRQRSSALLEPARPLVRRLPSNWTAAYCFRRLARLDGCVWLDSSLQVEGLSRYSYLAAAPVTTLRIDHPYSTALQHLVDTLHDLHQPALADLPPMQGGWMGWMGYELGRCFEAVPAAVHNDFALPLAMLGLYDVVLSWDHQRGEGYIVSQGWPLRDPLARQQHAYRRLQHFLSLLETEDHQLPGPTALQRRRRNYRLVEHQLAPQFVTRWSADWTSSFSPEAYRQAVAKCVEYVHAGDIFQVNLSQRLLRRAICDPEDLALHLRRASPATFAGYADFGRIQVVSSSPERFLCMQDRQIETRPIKGTRPRLSDPIADAGMAQLLRDSLKDRSENVMIVDLLRNDLSRVAEPDSVKVTALAAVERYPYVWHLVSVLKAQLASKHSLADLMAATFPGGSITGAPKIRAMQIIAELEPTVRGPYCGCLGYLSSGGDIDLNILIRTITMCDGWWQVPVGGGIVADSRPEFEEQETWHKAEGILRAIDSLPFGRRVT from the coding sequence GTGGCAACTACCCAGTACTCCACCCCCCGACAGCGTTCTAGCGCACTTCTGGAGCCGGCTCGACCGCTGGTTAGACGACTGCCATCAAACTGGACGGCGGCCTACTGCTTTCGTCGTTTGGCGCGTTTGGATGGCTGCGTTTGGCTGGACAGCAGCTTGCAGGTCGAGGGCTTGAGTCGTTACAGCTACCTGGCTGCCGCCCCGGTGACTACGCTGCGCATCGATCATCCCTACAGTACAGCCTTACAACATCTGGTCGATACGCTGCACGATTTGCATCAGCCAGCGCTGGCTGATCTGCCTCCAATGCAAGGCGGCTGGATGGGCTGGATGGGCTACGAACTGGGCCGATGCTTCGAAGCGGTGCCCGCAGCGGTGCACAATGATTTTGCTTTGCCGTTGGCTATGCTGGGATTATACGATGTCGTCCTCAGTTGGGATCACCAGCGCGGCGAGGGTTATATTGTCTCGCAGGGATGGCCACTGCGAGACCCTCTAGCACGTCAGCAGCACGCGTATCGGCGTCTACAACATTTCCTGTCCTTGTTGGAGACCGAGGATCATCAGTTACCAGGTCCAACTGCTCTCCAGAGGCGCCGCCGCAATTATCGACTGGTCGAACATCAACTTGCCCCACAATTCGTGACGCGCTGGTCTGCTGATTGGACCAGCAGTTTTTCACCGGAGGCGTATCGACAAGCTGTAGCCAAGTGCGTTGAGTACGTTCATGCTGGCGATATCTTTCAAGTGAACCTGTCGCAGAGACTGTTGCGTCGCGCCATTTGCGACCCAGAAGATTTGGCGCTACACCTTCGACGCGCTAGCCCTGCAACATTCGCGGGTTATGCAGATTTTGGTCGCATTCAGGTAGTAAGTTCTTCTCCAGAACGGTTCTTGTGCATGCAAGATCGCCAGATTGAGACTCGCCCGATTAAAGGTACGCGGCCGCGTCTGAGCGATCCGATAGCTGACGCGGGCATGGCGCAGTTGCTGCGCGATAGCCTGAAAGACCGCAGCGAAAACGTGATGATCGTCGACTTGCTTCGCAACGACCTGTCGCGAGTGGCCGAACCGGATTCGGTGAAAGTCACGGCGCTGGCGGCTGTTGAGCGGTATCCGTATGTTTGGCATCTGGTCAGTGTGCTGAAGGCCCAATTGGCGTCGAAACATTCGCTCGCCGACCTCATGGCGGCTACGTTTCCAGGTGGCTCCATCACCGGCGCTCCCAAAATCCGCGCCATGCAAATCATTGCCGAGCTTGAACCGACGGTTCGCGGTCCCTATTGCGGCTGTTTAGGATACCTGAGCAGCGGTGGCGATATCGACTTGAATATTCTGATTCGTACCATAACCATGTGCGACGGCTGGTGGCAAGTTCCTGTCGGTGGCGGCATCGTAGCCGATAGCCGCCCGGAATTTGAAGAACAAGAGACATGGCATAAAGCTGAAGGCATTCTGCGGGCCATCGACTCACTGCCCTTCGGTCGCCGGGTTACCTGA